CGAGTTCGTCGATGTGGGTGCGGCGGGTGTTGAACCAGCCTTCGAGGTGGTGAGCCTGCGTCCAGTAGCCCGGCACCCTGCACCCCGGGCGGGTGCAGCCGCCGTCTCGGGCCAGCAAGGCCAGGCGTTGCTCGGGGGAGGCCAGGCGCTTGCCGTGGTAGAGCGCCAGTGTTTTGTCCTCGTCGAAGATCGCCAAATAATGATGAGCCGACGAGGCCAGTCGGATAACCTCCGACATGGGCAGCAGGGTGCCCCCGGCGGTCAGGGCTCGCCCGGCCCCGGCTTCGAGTTCGGCCAGGGTGGTGGTGACCACGATGGTGGTCGGCAGTCCGTGGTGGCGGCCTAGCTCTTTGGAGCCCAGCAGCATCCGCAGTCCGGCCGCGATGGCATCGTGGCTGCGCTGGGCGTGGTTGCGGGTGCCACGGTCGACCGCGTCCTCAGGTGCCTTGCCCGCGGTGACGGGGTGTTCGTCGTCGGGGTTGCACATGCCCGGGGCGCCGAGTTTGGCGACCACCGGTTCCAGGGAGGCGCGGAATTCGGGGGTAATCAGCCCACGGATCTCCGACATTCCGTCGGCCTGTTGTTCGCCCAGGGTGATGCCGCGTCTGCGGGCCCGCTCGGGTTGGTCGGGGCCGTCACCATCGGGCATCAGGTAGTTCTGCAGCAGCTTGGCGTAGTCGGCCACTTCATCGGGCCGACATCCGGCGGCGACCTTGCCGGCCAGGTCAGCCTCGGCATAGTCGCGGTCGGCCGCGGCGATGGTGTTGGGCAGTTTTTTGAAGAATTTGCGGATCACCTTGATGTGCCCGGTCCCGGCCAGGCCTTCACGTTGTGCGGCGGCGGTGGCCGGCAGCAGCGGCGCCAGCGGTTGGCCGGTCAGTGCGCGGCGCGGGCCGAGGTCGGCGGCGTCCGCGATGCGGCGGTCGGCCTCGTCCTTGACCACCCGCAGCCGATCGGCCAGCGCCTGGCCGAGTGTGCCGCCCAGATCTGCCGGAGTCGCTTGGCTGGCAAGCTGATTGATCAACACGTTCCCGGCCACCGGCAGGCGCCGGCACTGCACTTCCAGTTCACCGAGCGTCGTCAGCAATTCCGGGCTGGTCAACGTGTCCGCGGTGAGCTCCAGCAGCCGCGACACCGACTCGCCAAGCGCGCCTAGCGCCTGCACCCAGTCCTCACGCGTGCTGCATCTCACACCCCAATTCTATTGGGGGGCACCGACAAGCCCGATTTCGCTTACGACTCGGACTCCTCCGATTGCGGCGCCGGCTGCACCGCACCCACCGCCCGGTTCAACCAGTGCGGCGCCAGCGCCGAGATCGCGGTCGTTCCGGCCGTGGCGCCGATGACACCCGACCAGGCCACCGGTCCCAACGGTGTGCAGCCGAAAAACTGGCTCAATACCGGTGTTTGGATGATCCCGACCAGTACTCCCGCGCTGCCCAGTGCTGTTGCCACCACCAGCGGGCTGTGGCTGCGGGTGAGCAGCGTCTGCGCCAGCTGCGTCGTCACCAACGCGGTCAGACCCATTGTCGCCGTGCGCCGTTCGGTGCCCGGCGTCCAGCGCCCGATGGCCCAGGCGGTCGTTGCACCGGCGGCGGTGATGACGCCGCGGTTGACGATCTGACGCATCAGCGGCTCGTCGAGGGAGGGGGCCGGCTGGATCAGCAGTTCGCGCTGCAGGGTACGGCGGGCCTCCTCTATCTGCTCGGCGGTCAGTTCCTCGTCGTCTTCGGGGTCGTCGTACTGGGAGGTGACGGCGACCGCCAGGGCGGGGAACATGTCGGTGAGCAGGTTCACCAGCAACAGCTGCCGGGTTCCCACCGGTGCCCGCCCCTGGCCGAACGCGGTCCCCAGAATGGTGAACAGCACCTCGCCGACGTTGCCGCCGACCAGGATGGTGACCGCGTCGCGCACGCCGGCCCACATGTTGCGACCTTCGACCAGCGCGTCGATCAGCACGCCGAGATCGTCGTCGGTCAACACGATGTCGGCCGCGCCCCGGGCCGCCGAGGAACCACGGCCGCTGACCCCGATTCCCACGTCGGCCATCCGGATAGCGGCAGCGTCGTTGGCGCCGTCGCCGACCATGGCGGTCACCCGACCGGCGCGCTGCAGAGCCGCGACGATCTGCACCTTCTGCTCCGGGCTGACCCGGGCGAACACCTGGACGTCGGCCGCCAGCTTGGTGTGTCCTTCGGCGTCGATGCTGGCGAACTCGGCGCCGGTCACCACCCGCACATCGTCGGGCAGGCCCAGCTGCCGGGCGATTGCCCGCGCGGTGATGGGGTGGTCACCGGTGATCAGCACCACGTTGCGCTCGGCTTCCACCAACGCCTCGATCAGCGGCCGCGCCGACGCCCGGGCGGTGTCAGCCAATCCGACATAGCCGATCAACTCCAGGTCGTGCGCCGCGGCCTCGACGGCATCGGAATCGGTGTCGCCGTCGTTGGTGGCGTGTTCCCAGGGTCGCTGCGCGACGGCGAGTACCCGAAGCCCTTGTGCGGCAAGGCTGTCCACCAGCGACTCGGCCTCGGCGTCGACAGATCGGCAGCGCGGCAGGATCGTCTCCGGCGCACCCTTGAGCATGAGCACCGGCGTTGCATCGTTGAGCTCCGCGCCGATGGAGGCGGCGTAGCCGCGGCTGGATTCGAACGGCACCTCCGCGAGCACGGTCCAAGGCGAATCACCTTCGCCGTCAAGCGAACTGGCGGCCGTGATGATCGCCTCGTCGGTCGCGTGCGCGTGCCCCTCGCCGTCGTGCGGCTGTGTCGAGGCGCGTGCGGCGGCCCGCAACACCGCGATGGCCGCCGGGTCGTCCGACCCGGGGAACGGCCCGTCGGGGCCGATGCCCTTCGGCACGGCGCGCACCACGCGCAGCTTGTTCTCGGTGAGCGTGCCGGTCTTGTCGAAACAGACCGTGTCCACCCGGCCGAGTGCCTCGATGGCGCGCGGTGACCGGACCAGGACCCCGCGGGTAGTCAGGCGCTGCGCCGCAGCGAGCTGAGACAGCGTCGCGACCAGCGGCAGCC
This genomic stretch from Mycobacterium paragordonae harbors:
- a CDS encoding HNH endonuclease signature motif containing protein is translated as MRCSTREDWVQALGALGESVSRLLELTADTLTSPELLTTLGELEVQCRRLPVAGNVLINQLASQATPADLGGTLGQALADRLRVVKDEADRRIADAADLGPRRALTGQPLAPLLPATAAAQREGLAGTGHIKVIRKFFKKLPNTIAAADRDYAEADLAGKVAAGCRPDEVADYAKLLQNYLMPDGDGPDQPERARRRGITLGEQQADGMSEIRGLITPEFRASLEPVVAKLGAPGMCNPDDEHPVTAGKAPEDAVDRGTRNHAQRSHDAIAAGLRMLLGSKELGRHHGLPTTIVVTTTLAELEAGAGRALTAGGTLLPMSEVIRLASSAHHYLAIFDEDKTLALYHGKRLASPEQRLALLARDGGCTRPGCRVPGYWTQAHHLEGWFNTRRTHIDELALACPPDNRLVELHKYTTRRNIHGVAEWIPPKHLDFGRPRTNCMHHPARPRKPDDGDAEPD